The Deinococcus koreensis genome window below encodes:
- a CDS encoding GNAT family N-acetyltransferase, which translates to MTDLRTLRPILPPEAALALPALRELRPASPALVSVEALQAHLRLAGAEGYRLVGAFEPGRLEAAAVAGFRSMTTLWDGPMLYVDDLSTLPDARGRGHAGALLSWLDAEALRLDCRGLHLDSGVGEARHTAHRQYLKHGMNIVAHHFQKRLAGQG; encoded by the coding sequence ATGACCGACCTCCGCACCCTGCGCCCGATCCTCCCGCCCGAGGCGGCGCTGGCATTGCCGGCCCTGCGCGAATTGCGCCCGGCGTCGCCGGCACTGGTCAGCGTGGAGGCCCTGCAGGCTCACCTCCGGCTGGCCGGGGCCGAGGGCTACCGCCTCGTCGGGGCGTTCGAGCCCGGTCGGCTGGAAGCGGCCGCCGTCGCCGGGTTCCGGAGCATGACCACGCTCTGGGACGGCCCCATGCTGTACGTGGATGACCTCTCGACCCTGCCAGACGCCCGTGGGCGCGGCCACGCCGGGGCGCTGCTGAGCTGGCTGGACGCCGAGGCCCTGCGTCTGGACTGCCGTGGGCTGCACCTCGACTCCGGCGTGGGCGAGGCCAGGCACACGGCGCACCGGCAGTACCTCAAGCACGGCATGAACATCGTGGCGCACCATTTTCAGAAGAGACTCGCGGGGCAGGGATGA
- a CDS encoding cob(I)yrinic acid a,c-diamide adenosyltransferase: MKLYTKTGDGGTTGLYGADRVSKANIRVEAYGTVDELNSAIGLARAHNTRSHKPDPALDTDLEYLQNALFDVGADLATRPGTIYETRIVRMDEQDVAFVEAMIDRYQEAAPPFTGFVHPGGTPAAAALHVARTVARRAEREVIRLLHEEDANAQVQVYLNRLSDLLFVMARAANQSAGIEEHAWLVKGRR; this comes from the coding sequence ATGAAGCTCTACACCAAAACCGGCGACGGCGGCACCACCGGACTCTACGGGGCCGACCGCGTGAGCAAGGCGAACATCCGCGTGGAAGCCTACGGCACCGTGGACGAACTCAACTCGGCCATCGGGCTGGCGCGGGCGCACAACACGCGCAGCCACAAGCCGGACCCCGCGCTGGACACCGATCTGGAGTACCTGCAGAACGCGCTGTTCGACGTGGGCGCCGATCTCGCCACCCGCCCCGGCACCATCTACGAGACCAGGATCGTCCGGATGGACGAGCAGGACGTGGCCTTCGTCGAGGCCATGATCGACCGGTACCAGGAAGCCGCGCCGCCGTTCACGGGCTTCGTGCATCCGGGCGGGACGCCCGCCGCCGCCGCCCTGCACGTGGCCCGCACGGTGGCCCGCCGCGCCGAGCGCGAGGTGATCCGCCTGCTGCACGAGGAGGACGCCAACGCGCAGGTACAGGTCTACCTGAACCGCCTCTCGGATCTGCTGTTCGTGATGGCCCGCGCCGCCAACCAGTCGGCGGGCATCGAGGAACACGCCTGGCTGGTGAAAGGTAGAAGATAG
- a CDS encoding amino acid ABC transporter permease, whose product MTARSPRAQPLGGGSLLLWIGGAVLAFLALFFLITVILRQMPDPIGPRADLFVEGARMTLQLTVVSGLIGLVVGMLTGIQKTSASAWVRAPANFFVWLVRGTPLLVQILFVYNALPPLLQSIGIGVQLNEFWSAVIALALNVGAYNAEVIRAGILAIPRGQTEAARSLGLSGAQTMNTVVLPQALRIVVPPLVNNLVALLKDSSLASSIALLELTLAGSRVSSESFQPIPVLTTVAVVYLALTTVMTLFTDQLEKRVKIASR is encoded by the coding sequence ATGACGGCCAGATCCCCCCGCGCCCAGCCCCTGGGCGGCGGCTCGCTGCTGCTCTGGATCGGTGGAGCGGTGCTGGCCTTCCTGGCGCTGTTCTTCCTGATCACCGTGATCCTGCGCCAGATGCCCGACCCCATCGGCCCCCGCGCTGACCTGTTCGTGGAGGGCGCGCGCATGACCCTGCAGCTCACGGTGGTCAGTGGCCTGATCGGGCTGGTGGTGGGCATGCTCACCGGAATCCAGAAGACGAGTGCCAGCGCGTGGGTGCGCGCGCCGGCCAACTTCTTCGTGTGGCTGGTGCGCGGCACGCCGCTGCTCGTGCAGATCCTGTTCGTGTACAACGCCCTGCCGCCCCTCCTGCAATCCATCGGGATAGGCGTGCAGCTCAACGAGTTCTGGTCGGCGGTGATCGCGCTGGCCCTGAACGTGGGCGCCTACAACGCGGAGGTGATCCGCGCCGGCATCCTGGCGATTCCGCGCGGGCAGACCGAAGCGGCCCGCAGCCTGGGCCTGAGCGGCGCCCAGACCATGAATACGGTAGTGCTGCCCCAGGCGCTCAGGATCGTGGTGCCGCCGCTGGTGAACAACCTCGTAGCGCTGCTCAAGGACTCCTCGCTGGCGTCCAGCATCGCCCTGCTCGAACTGACCCTGGCGGGCTCGCGGGTGAGTTCGGAGAGCTTCCAGCCCATCCCGGTGCTGACCACCGTGGCGGTCGTGTACCTCGCGCTCACGACGGTCATGACCCTGTTCACCGATCAGCTCGAAAAACGGGTCAAGATCGCCTCGCGCTGA
- the malQ gene encoding 4-alpha-glucanotransferase — MTIQRSSGVLLHPTSLPGPYGIGELGAQARTFVDWLHSAGQKYWQVMPLGPTGYGDSPYQAFSAFAGNPYLIDLATLKAEGLLQDTDFQGLPAFHPTKVDFGLQYVWRNQMLARAYAHFAAGEVPALRADFDAFRQAEAAWLDDYALFTALKGSHGGLPWNAWEAPVRDRQPQALAAARESLAPAIERVQFIQFLFFRQWDAVRAYAQERGIQIIGDIPIFVAMDSSDAWVGRSQFYFDDQGQPTVVAGVPPDYFSETGQLWGNPLYHWDEMAKDGYAWWIERFKGSLKLYDLIRIDHFRGFAASWEIPFPAETAIHGRWVPAPGHAMFEAVREALGVLPIIAEDLGVITPDVEKLRDDFEFPGMAVLQFAFGGGDFSVNDFLPHNLRENQVVYTGTHDNDTTRGWWVHAEEQEKHNFRVYTSSDPSEETFAPQLTRIAFESRANLAVVPLQDIFNLGTEARMNLPGTTGDHNWTWRYSAADLRPDLASTLRALTEETGR; from the coding sequence ATGACGATCCAGCGTTCCAGCGGCGTACTGCTGCACCCCACCAGCCTCCCCGGCCCCTACGGCATCGGGGAACTGGGTGCTCAGGCCCGCACCTTTGTCGACTGGCTGCACAGCGCCGGTCAGAAGTACTGGCAGGTGATGCCCCTGGGCCCCACCGGCTACGGCGACAGCCCGTACCAGGCCTTCTCCGCCTTCGCCGGCAACCCCTACCTGATCGACCTCGCCACCTTGAAGGCCGAGGGCCTGCTGCAGGACACGGATTTCCAGGGCCTGCCCGCCTTCCATCCCACCAAGGTCGATTTCGGCCTGCAGTATGTCTGGCGCAACCAGATGCTGGCCCGTGCCTACGCCCATTTCGCGGCCGGCGAGGTGCCTGCCCTGCGGGCCGACTTCGACGCCTTCAGGCAGGCCGAGGCCGCCTGGCTGGACGATTACGCCCTGTTTACGGCCCTCAAGGGCTCGCACGGGGGGTTGCCCTGGAACGCCTGGGAGGCCCCCGTGCGCGACCGGCAGCCGCAGGCCCTGGCCGCCGCCCGCGAGTCGCTGGCCCCGGCCATCGAGCGCGTGCAGTTCATCCAGTTCCTGTTCTTCCGGCAGTGGGACGCGGTGCGGGCCTACGCGCAGGAACGCGGCATCCAGATCATCGGGGACATTCCCATCTTCGTGGCGATGGATTCCAGCGACGCCTGGGTGGGCCGCAGCCAGTTCTACTTCGACGACCAGGGCCAGCCCACCGTGGTCGCGGGCGTGCCGCCGGACTATTTCAGTGAAACCGGCCAGCTCTGGGGCAATCCGCTCTACCACTGGGACGAGATGGCGAAGGACGGCTACGCCTGGTGGATCGAGCGCTTTAAGGGCAGCCTGAAGCTCTACGACCTCATCCGGATCGACCACTTCCGGGGCTTCGCGGCGTCCTGGGAAATTCCCTTTCCGGCCGAGACCGCCATCCACGGGCGCTGGGTGCCCGCCCCCGGCCACGCCATGTTCGAGGCCGTACGGGAGGCCCTGGGCGTGCTGCCGATCATCGCCGAGGATCTGGGCGTGATCACCCCGGACGTGGAGAAGCTGCGCGACGACTTCGAATTTCCGGGCATGGCCGTCCTGCAGTTCGCCTTCGGCGGCGGCGACTTCTCGGTGAACGACTTTCTGCCCCACAACCTGCGCGAGAACCAGGTGGTGTACACCGGCACCCACGACAACGACACCACGCGCGGCTGGTGGGTTCACGCCGAGGAGCAGGAGAAGCACAACTTCCGCGTGTACACATCTTCCGACCCCAGCGAGGAGACGTTCGCGCCCCAGCTCACGCGCATCGCCTTCGAGAGCCGCGCGAACCTGGCGGTGGTGCCGCTGCAGGACATCTTCAACCTGGGCACCGAGGCCCGCATGAACCTGCCCGGCACCACCGGCGACCACAACTGGACCTGGCGCTACTCGGCCGCCGACCTGCGCCCCGATCTGGCGAGCACGCTGCGGGCGCTGACGGAGGAAACGGGACGGTAG
- a CDS encoding DMT family transporter has protein sequence MTRRDLSEMFLLSAFWGVSFLLIKWSGEAFPPLWVALLRSFFGALVLLLALRLGRHTLPPLRLWRPLLLVALFNNVIPWTFFAWGEQTVSSNIAAIINATTPLFALLIGLGLRERGLRGAQMAGVMLGLGGVALTVSGGLGGGHATPFGVLILALASLGYAVATTIAKRTLSGLNPVGLATTQLALSSALLLPLALLGAQPAAPDARAWGSVIFLGVVGSGLAYLLYYGLLARVSPTQVTAVTYALPVWGLGWGALAGESLGLWSLLGVAVVLSGLALINLPARPRPAPA, from the coding sequence GTGACCCGCCGCGACCTCTCGGAGATGTTCCTGCTCTCGGCCTTCTGGGGCGTGTCGTTCCTGCTGATCAAATGGAGCGGCGAGGCGTTCCCGCCGCTCTGGGTGGCGCTGCTGCGCTCCTTCTTCGGGGCGCTGGTGCTGCTCTTGGCGCTGCGCCTGGGCCGCCACACGTTGCCACCGCTGAGGCTGTGGCGGCCGCTGCTGCTGGTGGCCCTGTTCAACAATGTCATTCCCTGGACGTTCTTCGCCTGGGGCGAGCAGACGGTCAGCTCGAACATCGCCGCGATCATCAACGCGACCACCCCGCTGTTCGCCCTGCTGATCGGCCTGGGCCTGCGCGAGCGCGGGCTGCGCGGGGCGCAGATGGCGGGTGTGATGCTCGGCCTGGGCGGCGTGGCCCTGACGGTCTCGGGCGGGCTGGGCGGCGGCCACGCCACGCCCTTCGGCGTGCTGATCCTGGCGTTGGCGAGCCTGGGCTACGCGGTCGCCACGACCATCGCCAAGCGCACGCTCTCCGGCCTGAACCCGGTGGGGCTGGCGACCACGCAACTGGCCCTGAGCAGCGCGCTGCTGCTGCCGCTCGCGCTGCTGGGCGCCCAGCCGGCCGCCCCGGACGCCCGCGCCTGGGGCTCGGTGATCTTCCTGGGCGTGGTCGGCTCCGGGCTGGCCTACCTGCTGTATTACGGCCTGCTGGCGCGGGTCTCGCCCACCCAGGTCACGGCCGTGACCTACGCGCTGCCGGTCTGGGGCCTGGGCTGGGGCGCGCTGGCCGGCGAGAGCTTGGGCCTGTGGTCGCTGCTGGGCGTGGCGGTGGTGCTCTCGGGGCTGGCGCTGATCAACCTGCCGGCCCGCCCGCGCCCGGCCCCGGCCTGA
- a CDS encoding DJ-1/PfpI family protein yields the protein MTRTVGLLVFGGVEVLDLGGPFEVLSVASRLAGRSGESPPFRPVLIAHDLTPVTARGGLRVLPDCTLDDHPPLDVLLVPGGVVDGLRSDPALLEWVRARSTEAELTASVCTGAFVLAWAGVLTTGRATTHWEDQDELARQFPALEVVPGVSWVDGGAVVTSGGISAGIDMTLHLVERLHSRDLAERTARQMEYRWTDGLWTENGVNA from the coding sequence ATGACCCGCACGGTCGGTCTGCTGGTCTTCGGCGGCGTGGAGGTGCTCGACCTGGGCGGCCCCTTCGAGGTCTTGAGCGTGGCCTCCCGGCTGGCCGGGCGCAGCGGCGAGTCTCCACCCTTCCGGCCCGTGCTGATCGCCCACGACCTGACCCCGGTGACGGCGCGCGGTGGCCTGCGCGTGCTGCCGGACTGCACGCTGGACGACCACCCGCCGCTGGACGTGCTGCTGGTGCCGGGCGGCGTGGTGGACGGCCTGCGGAGCGACCCGGCGCTGCTGGAGTGGGTGCGGGCGCGCTCGACGGAGGCGGAACTCACGGCGTCGGTCTGCACGGGGGCCTTCGTGCTGGCCTGGGCCGGCGTGCTGACCACGGGGCGCGCGACCACCCACTGGGAGGATCAGGACGAGCTGGCCCGGCAGTTCCCGGCGCTGGAGGTCGTGCCCGGCGTCTCCTGGGTGGACGGGGGCGCGGTCGTGACCTCCGGGGGCATCAGCGCGGGCATCGACATGACCCTGCATCTGGTGGAGCGCCTGCATTCGCGTGATCTGGCCGAGCGCACCGCGCGGCAGATGGAGTACCGCTGGACAGACGGCCTCTGGACGGAAAACGGAGTGAACGCATGA
- a CDS encoding pyridoxamine 5'-phosphate oxidase family protein produces the protein MMNPYDPAVRDPSLSRRPQNRRDDAWIEALLLRVPLGRVATVWQGEDGTPVPFITPLAFAYRPERRDLVYHTNVVGRLWANTGQGHPATFEVSEIGSLLPSTSPLELSVQYRSVIVFGRARLLTALEEKREAMTILSERVFPDLTIGRETRPILDSDLARTSVYSLHIERWSGKENWVDAAIQDECWPSLSEEQSRLRPVQEPR, from the coding sequence ATGATGAATCCCTACGACCCCGCCGTGCGCGACCCTTCCCTCAGCCGCCGGCCGCAGAACCGCCGGGACGACGCCTGGATCGAGGCCTTGCTGCTGCGCGTGCCCCTGGGCCGTGTGGCGACCGTCTGGCAGGGCGAGGACGGTACGCCCGTCCCCTTCATCACGCCGCTGGCCTTCGCGTACCGCCCCGAGAGGCGCGACCTCGTGTACCACACCAACGTCGTCGGGCGGCTGTGGGCCAACACCGGCCAGGGGCACCCGGCCACCTTCGAGGTCTCCGAGATCGGTTCGCTGCTGCCCAGCACCTCGCCGCTGGAGCTGAGCGTGCAGTACCGCTCCGTGATCGTGTTCGGCCGCGCCCGCCTCCTGACCGCCCTGGAGGAGAAGCGGGAGGCCATGACCATCCTCTCCGAGCGCGTGTTCCCGGATCTGACCATCGGCCGCGAGACCCGCCCGATCCTCGATAGCGATCTGGCCCGCACGAGCGTCTATTCGCTGCACATCGAGCGCTGGAGCGGCAAGGAGAACTGGGTGGACGCTGCCATCCAGGACGAGTGCTGGCCGTCGCTGAGCGAGGAACAGAGCCGCCTGCGGCCCGTGCAGGAGCCCCGGTGA
- a CDS encoding PLP-dependent aminotransferase family protein, producing MADLPFALSLQRNAGEPLHAQLAAQVRGAVLAGTLPGGAALPGTRTLAAALGVTRGVVADAYATLIADGTLEAAVGRGTRVPPGAARDAPPETDAAPGWLPPVPPLPIDGPVPATGLHFQAGVTGTATLDARAWRQAWAAAARAPVGGDYADPAGESELRAALAAFVGRQRGLGAGAAQVVVTAGTLHALNLIVRALLPPASAVLVENPGYRAARQVLLDAGHTAVPVPVDGDGLVVGPDTPPARLAFVTPSHQFPLGGRMSLPRRLALLAWAQRHDALIVEDDYDGEFRYDAPPLPTLASLAAQTGAAGRVIYLGTLSKVLTPALRTGFLVASPALLPALVRARTLLDFGHALPVQRALSWLLLGGHLDRHMRRARRWHAGVLGALSRELAPLAPQATLGGIQAGLHVCLHLAPGLDAREVTAALARRGVFVSTLESYTFAGPVPNALLLGFGGLNVETARRGAREIVGVVRALSGSDNGADSID from the coding sequence GTGGCCGATCTCCCCTTCGCGTTGAGCCTGCAGCGGAACGCAGGGGAGCCGCTGCACGCGCAACTGGCCGCGCAGGTGCGCGGCGCCGTGCTCGCGGGCACCCTGCCGGGCGGCGCGGCCCTGCCCGGCACGCGCACGCTGGCCGCCGCGCTGGGCGTGACGCGCGGCGTGGTGGCCGACGCCTACGCGACCCTGATCGCGGACGGCACGCTGGAGGCGGCGGTGGGCCGGGGCACGCGGGTGCCGCCGGGCGCCGCCCGCGACGCCCCGCCGGAGACCGACGCCGCGCCCGGCTGGCTCCCGCCCGTGCCTCCGCTGCCTATCGACGGCCCCGTTCCAGCCACGGGCCTGCACTTCCAGGCCGGCGTCACCGGCACCGCCACGCTGGACGCCCGCGCCTGGCGACAGGCCTGGGCGGCGGCGGCCCGCGCCCCGGTGGGCGGCGACTATGCCGATCCGGCCGGCGAAAGCGAGCTGCGCGCCGCACTGGCAGCCTTCGTGGGGCGGCAGCGCGGGCTGGGTGCCGGGGCCGCCCAGGTGGTCGTCACGGCGGGCACGCTGCACGCCCTGAACCTGATCGTGCGCGCGCTGCTGCCGCCCGCCTCGGCCGTGCTGGTCGAAAATCCCGGCTACCGTGCCGCGCGCCAGGTGCTGCTGGACGCCGGGCATACCGCCGTGCCGGTGCCGGTCGATGGGGACGGCCTGGTGGTCGGCCCCGACACGCCCCCCGCCCGGCTGGCCTTCGTGACGCCCAGCCACCAGTTCCCGCTGGGCGGGCGCATGAGCCTGCCCCGCCGCCTCGCGCTGCTGGCCTGGGCACAGCGCCACGACGCCCTCATCGTGGAAGACGATTACGACGGTGAATTCCGCTACGACGCGCCGCCGCTGCCCACCCTGGCGAGTCTGGCGGCGCAGACCGGCGCGGCGGGCCGGGTGATCTACCTGGGCACGCTCAGCAAGGTGCTGACCCCGGCCCTACGAACCGGCTTCCTGGTGGCCTCGCCCGCACTGCTGCCGGCGCTGGTGCGGGCGCGCACGCTGCTGGATTTCGGCCACGCCCTGCCGGTGCAGCGCGCCCTGTCCTGGCTGCTGCTGGGCGGACATCTGGATCGCCATATGCGCCGGGCGCGGCGCTGGCACGCCGGGGTCCTGGGGGCGCTGAGCCGGGAGCTGGCCCCCCTGGCTCCGCAGGCCACGCTGGGCGGCATCCAGGCCGGCCTGCACGTCTGCCTGCACCTGGCGCCGGGGCTGGACGCGCGGGAGGTGACAGCCGCGCTGGCCCGGCGCGGTGTGTTCGTCTCCACCCTGGAGAGCTACACCTTCGCCGGCCCGGTGCCCAACGCCCTGCTGCTGGGCTTCGGCGGCCTGAACGTGGAGACCGCCCGAAGGGGTGCGCGCGAGATCGTGGGTGTGGTTCGGGCGCTCAGCGGCTCTGACAATGGTGCGGACAGTATTGACTAA
- a CDS encoding aspartate aminotransferase family protein produces the protein MTTTQSKWLDAELKYDSGVYNKHHVVMTRGLGATVWDETGRSYIDCVAGYGVANIGHSHPDVVRAIKDQVDRLIVMPQTLPNDKRAEFLQELVGVLPQGLSRVFLCNSGTEAMEAAKKFAITGTGRKRFVSMRRGFSGRSLGALAFTWEPKYREPFGDAVDNKNVDFVTYGSLEELRAAVTDQTAAVIMEPVQGEGGVRPATVEFMQEARRITQEKGALLILDEIQTGFCRTGKMFACEHSGVIPDGMTLAKAMAGGMPVGAFAMTAEVADRMPAGGHGTTFGGNPLSMAAGVAAIRAMKREGMAEQAREKGDYFMEKLRAIGSPKIREVRGLGLMIGVELKEKSAPYIHALEHDEGVLSLQATPLVVRFLPPVTISREQIDTVVAAFARVLERVDPRAERRAELAQGKEDKQTE, from the coding sequence ATGACCACCACCCAGAGCAAATGGCTCGATGCCGAACTGAAGTACGACTCCGGTGTGTACAACAAGCACCACGTCGTCATGACCCGTGGCCTGGGGGCCACCGTCTGGGACGAGACCGGCCGCTCGTACATCGACTGCGTGGCCGGCTACGGCGTGGCGAACATCGGCCACAGCCACCCGGACGTGGTGCGCGCCATCAAGGATCAGGTCGACCGGCTGATCGTGATGCCCCAGACCCTGCCCAACGACAAGCGCGCCGAGTTCCTGCAGGAGCTGGTCGGCGTGCTGCCCCAGGGCCTCTCCCGCGTGTTCCTGTGCAACTCCGGCACCGAGGCGATGGAGGCGGCCAAGAAGTTCGCCATTACCGGCACCGGCCGTAAGCGCTTCGTGTCGATGCGGCGGGGCTTCTCGGGCCGCTCGCTGGGCGCGCTGGCGTTTACCTGGGAACCCAAGTACCGCGAGCCCTTCGGCGACGCCGTGGACAACAAAAACGTGGACTTCGTGACCTACGGCAGTCTCGAGGAACTGCGCGCGGCCGTGACCGACCAGACCGCCGCTGTGATCATGGAACCCGTGCAGGGCGAGGGCGGCGTGCGCCCCGCGACGGTGGAGTTCATGCAGGAGGCCCGCCGCATCACGCAGGAGAAGGGCGCGCTGCTGATCCTCGACGAGATCCAGACGGGGTTTTGCCGCACCGGCAAGATGTTCGCCTGCGAGCACTCCGGCGTGATCCCCGACGGCATGACGCTCGCCAAGGCGATGGCGGGCGGGATGCCGGTGGGCGCCTTCGCCATGACCGCCGAGGTCGCCGACCGGATGCCGGCGGGCGGGCACGGCACGACCTTCGGCGGCAATCCCCTGAGCATGGCGGCCGGCGTGGCCGCGATCCGCGCCATGAAGCGCGAGGGCATGGCCGAGCAGGCGCGCGAGAAGGGCGACTACTTCATGGAGAAGCTGCGCGCCATCGGCTCGCCCAAGATCCGCGAGGTGCGCGGCCTGGGCCTGATGATCGGCGTGGAACTCAAGGAGAAGAGTGCGCCCTACATCCACGCGCTGGAACACGACGAGGGCGTGCTGAGCCTGCAGGCCACGCCGCTGGTGGTGCGCTTCCTGCCGCCCGTGACCATCTCCCGTGAGCAGATCGACACGGTGGTGGCGGCCTTCGCCCGCGTGCTGGAGCGGGTCGACCCACGCGCCGAACGCCGCGCCGAGCTGGCCCAGGGCAAAGAGGACAAACAGACGGAGTAG
- a CDS encoding VanW family protein, producing the protein MKLWMGGVAAVVLLGGALAMGVASQADGTLAPGLRVAGVEVGGMTRAQALGALEAQAVAAPQVRVSAGTNAWTLSADQLGWRADAGASLAAAEKVAAGRGLLERLQAMLGQVRVREFPLVTRVDAAAARATLGTLTAGLETQPRSAAVYFDQTARRYAVKPDAPGRQVDVETAVTTYVAAPALTSLQIPVKEWKAQVTAQALQPLVTQGNALMRPLTIQLQGTPRTGILNALQVANLYWVRAAGVEPDEQAMKAAFGRLTAYVDQPARNARYALNGEALVKVAEKAGRVTDRAAAYAAFKSAVMDAEKSAVLFPSKVSAPTLTLAQLPDPGKLELITVGQSTYYHSSPARRTNVANAAAKISGAVVPAGEVFSFLNTLGGISAGNGFVSGLIISGGRTVDGLGGGVCQVSTTTFRALYQAGLPVVERNQHSYRVGYYEPQVGYEAAVYDPGVDLKFMNDTGAPLLIKTINNNARSTLQVEVWGIKPRRTVAISPATILSRTPHPPAQYVVNPALRPGAMNQVDWAQDGYNLYITRTIKDASGVRSDVTKTVYKPWRAVYEMGPRN; encoded by the coding sequence ATGAAGCTGTGGATGGGTGGTGTGGCGGCGGTGGTGCTCCTGGGCGGGGCCCTGGCGATGGGCGTGGCGTCTCAGGCGGACGGGACGCTGGCGCCCGGCCTGCGGGTCGCCGGAGTCGAGGTCGGCGGCATGACCCGGGCCCAGGCGCTGGGCGCCCTGGAAGCCCAGGCCGTGGCGGCGCCCCAGGTCAGGGTCAGCGCGGGCACGAATGCCTGGACGCTGAGCGCCGACCAGCTGGGCTGGCGGGCCGACGCCGGGGCCAGCCTGGCCGCCGCCGAGAAGGTCGCGGCCGGGCGCGGGCTGCTGGAGCGCCTGCAGGCCATGCTGGGACAGGTCAGGGTGCGCGAGTTCCCGCTGGTCACGCGCGTCGACGCCGCCGCCGCCCGCGCCACGCTGGGCACCCTGACCGCCGGCCTGGAGACCCAGCCCCGGAGCGCCGCCGTCTATTTCGACCAGACCGCCCGCCGCTACGCCGTGAAGCCGGACGCGCCCGGCCGCCAGGTCGACGTGGAGACGGCCGTGACGACCTATGTGGCGGCCCCCGCCCTGACCAGCCTGCAGATTCCGGTGAAGGAGTGGAAGGCGCAGGTCACCGCGCAGGCCCTGCAGCCGCTGGTCACCCAGGGCAACGCCCTGATGCGGCCGCTGACCATCCAGCTCCAGGGCACTCCCCGCACGGGCATCCTGAACGCCCTGCAGGTGGCCAACCTGTACTGGGTTCGCGCCGCCGGCGTGGAGCCCGACGAGCAGGCCATGAAGGCCGCTTTCGGCCGCCTGACCGCCTACGTGGATCAGCCGGCCCGCAACGCCCGCTACGCTCTGAACGGCGAGGCGCTGGTCAAGGTGGCCGAGAAGGCAGGCCGCGTGACCGACCGCGCCGCCGCCTACGCGGCCTTCAAGTCGGCGGTCATGGACGCGGAGAAAAGTGCGGTGCTGTTTCCCAGCAAGGTCAGCGCCCCGACCCTGACCCTGGCCCAGCTGCCGGATCCCGGCAAGCTGGAGCTGATCACCGTGGGGCAGAGCACCTACTACCACTCCAGCCCGGCCCGGCGCACCAACGTGGCCAACGCGGCGGCCAAGATCAGCGGCGCAGTCGTGCCGGCGGGCGAGGTCTTCAGCTTCCTGAACACGCTGGGCGGCATCAGCGCCGGCAACGGCTTCGTCAGCGGCCTGATCATCAGCGGCGGTCGTACGGTCGATGGCCTGGGGGGCGGGGTCTGTCAGGTCAGCACCACCACCTTCCGCGCGCTGTATCAGGCGGGCCTGCCGGTCGTAGAGCGCAACCAGCATTCCTACCGGGTCGGCTACTACGAACCCCAGGTGGGCTACGAGGCCGCCGTGTACGATCCCGGGGTCGACCTGAAGTTCATGAACGACACGGGCGCCCCGCTGCTGATCAAGACCATCAACAACAATGCCCGCAGCACACTGCAGGTGGAGGTCTGGGGCATCAAGCCCAGGCGCACGGTGGCGATCAGCCCGGCGACCATCCTGTCGCGCACGCCGCACCCACCCGCGCAGTACGTGGTCAACCCAGCCCTGCGCCCCGGCGCCATGAACCAGGTCGACTGGGCCCAGGACGGCTACAACCTCTACATCACCCGCACCATCAAGGACGCTTCGGGCGTGCGCTCTGACGTGACCAAGACCGTCTACAAGCCCTGGCGCGCCGTGTACGAGATGGGGCCGCGCAACTGA
- a CDS encoding ABC transporter substrate-binding protein yields MKRALLTLTALALLATTAQARSWDDIKKSGTVRIATEGAFPPFNILKGKELTGFEVELAEGLARQLGLKVQWVTQPFDNLLIGLNQDRYDFVIASHGITPERAKAVDFASPHYCTGGAIVAKPGGPMTAAALAGKKVAVQVGTTYLENVQKVSGVGEVKTFPKDTDAQAALMAGRVDAWVGDKFTGLDLVKAQKGKVMQGALLFNERIGMAVKKGNTGLLKELNSALTKSLSDGSYAKLSGKYFGQDVRCRG; encoded by the coding sequence ATGAAACGAGCCCTGCTGACCCTGACCGCCCTCGCCCTGCTCGCCACGACCGCCCAGGCGCGTTCCTGGGACGACATCAAGAAGTCCGGCACCGTTCGGATCGCCACCGAGGGCGCCTTCCCGCCCTTCAACATCCTGAAGGGCAAGGAGCTGACCGGCTTCGAGGTCGAGCTGGCCGAGGGGCTGGCCCGGCAGCTGGGCCTCAAGGTGCAGTGGGTGACCCAGCCCTTCGACAACCTGCTGATCGGCCTGAACCAGGATCGCTACGACTTCGTGATCGCCTCCCACGGCATCACGCCCGAGCGCGCCAAAGCGGTGGATTTCGCCAGCCCGCACTACTGCACGGGCGGCGCCATCGTCGCCAAGCCGGGCGGCCCCATGACCGCCGCCGCGCTGGCCGGCAAGAAGGTCGCCGTACAGGTCGGCACCACCTATCTGGAGAACGTGCAGAAGGTCTCCGGCGTGGGTGAGGTCAAGACCTTCCCCAAGGACACCGACGCCCAGGCCGCGCTGATGGCGGGCCGGGTCGACGCCTGGGTGGGCGACAAGTTCACCGGTCTCGATCTGGTCAAGGCCCAGAAGGGCAAGGTCATGCAGGGCGCGCTGCTGTTCAACGAGCGCATCGGCATGGCGGTCAAGAAGGGCAACACCGGGCTGCTCAAGGAGCTGAACTCGGCCCTGACCAAGAGCCTCAGCGACGGTTCATACGCCAAGCTGAGCGGCAAGTACTTCGGCCAGGACGTGCGCTGCCGGGGCTGA